The Xenopus laevis strain J_2021 chromosome 5L, Xenopus_laevis_v10.1, whole genome shotgun sequence genome has a segment encoding these proteins:
- the LOC121393688 gene encoding uncharacterized protein LOC121393688, with product MIHDVVQFIYTRLKFDQGMDSWINDLKKNARADLNDIWATDGLVERYLTCMNLASSSSDKEKKLICALPPVLYALMEVDTLSKARKENVENLRSQLHEIESNIQHMKSERNQLEIDISNKEAFIRDLETDAEHSRIAYCKLREDFEELRQQLFKNQQSGVYGVERFPDPPVITPQYKNWAPYVPRAKPIDNVDSEAQGVLGRLAEACQAVTTLLGNHRTRTRIDSCQDSSPERNERRKSLVSNVSYKSYASNLNTSGSESDERKRDSSLVPRRGKNTHKRGSKGKNPQSPEGKQNSASIIKFLNTAIPKFSKKGSSQIATHLEMYESTMDSLDLSEADRIRFLPWAFDVRYRHYFSSFRERGITKWQSVLHEVELEFGPY from the coding sequence ATGATCCACGATGTTGTTCAATTCATATATACACGGTTAAAATTTGATCAAGGGATGGATAGTTGGATTAATGATTTGAAGAAAAATGCTAGAGCAGATCTTAATGATATCTGGGCAACAGATGGCCTGGTTGAACGCTATTTAACATGTATGAACTTAGCCTCTAGCAGttcagacaaagaaaaaaaattaatatgtgCCCTACCTCCTGTTTTATATGCATTAATGGAGGTAGATACTCTATCAAAAGctagaaaagaaaatgtagaaaatttGAGGTCTCAATTACATGAGATAGAATCAAATATCCAACATATGAAATCTGAGAGAAACCAATTAGAGATAGATATCTCAAACAAGGAAGCCTTTATTAGGGACTTAGAAACTGATGCTGAACATAGTCGCATAGCATACTGTAAGCTCAGAGAGGATTTTGAAGAATTAAGGCAACAGTTGTTTAAAAATCAACAGTCAGGTGTATATGGTGTGGAGAGATTTCCTGATCCTCCAGTAATCACTCCCCAATATAAAAATTGGGCACCATATGTTCCTAGAGCCAAACCAATTGATAATGTTGATTCAGAGGCACAAGGTGTTTTGGGCCGGCTGGCTGAAGCTTGCCAAGCTGTGACCACCTTATTGGGCAATCACAGAACCAGGACCCGTATAGACTCCTGTCAAGACTCATCCCCAGAGAGGAATGAGCGCCGTAAGTCCCTTGTGTCCAATGTTTCCTATAAAAGTTATGCTTCCAATCTTAATACAAGTGGGTCTGAGAGTGATGAGAGGAAGCGGGATTCCAGTCTTGTCCCAAGAAGGGGGAAAAACACCCATAAAAGGGGTTCAAAAGGTAAAAATCCCCAATCTCCAGAAGGAAAACAAAATTCTGCCAGCATAATTAAATTTTTGAATACTGCTATACCAAAATTTTCTAAGAAAGGTTCCTCCCAAATAGCGACCCATTTAGAAATGTATGAGTCTACTATGGACTCTTTGGACTTGTCTGAAGCAGACAGAATCAGGTTTCTTCCATGGGCCTTTGATGTCAGATACCGTCATTACTTTTCCTCCTTTAGAGAGAGAGGAATCACTAAATGGCAGTCAGTCCTACATGAAGTTGAATTAGAATTTGGGCCATACTGA